A genomic window from Sorex araneus isolate mSorAra2 chromosome 2, mSorAra2.pri, whole genome shotgun sequence includes:
- the LOC101551357 gene encoding fatty acid-binding protein, adipocyte yields MCDAFVGTWKLVSSENFDDYMKEVGVGFATRKVAGMAKPNMIISVNGDVITIKSESTFKNTEVSFKLGQEFDEVTADDRKVKSCFTLDGGALVQVQKWDGKSTTIKRKRVDDKLVVECVMKGVTSTRVYERA; encoded by the exons ATGTGTGACGCATTTGTAGGTACCTGGAAACTTGTCTCCAGTGAAAACTTTGATGATTACATGAAGGAAGTGG GAGTGGGTTTTGCAACCAGGAAAGTGGCTGGTATGGCAAAACCGAATATGATTATTAgtgtgaatggagatgttatcaCCATTAAATCAGAGAGTACCTTCAAAAATACTGAGGTTTCCTTCAAACTTGGCCAAGAATTTGATGAGGTCACTGCAGATGACAGGAAAGTCAAG AGCTGCTTCACCTTAGACGGAGGCGCTCTGGTGCAGGTGCAGAAGTGGGATGGGAAATCAACCaccataaagagaaagagagtggatGACAAGCTGGTGGTG GAATGTGTCATGAAAGGCGTCACTTCTACTAGAGTTTACGAGAGAGCTTAA